The nucleotide sequence CCTTGTGCGTTAAAGGGCATTTCCTCTAAAAAGCGCACACTTAGATTTTTACTTCTTGATAGTTCAGCAAGAGGTATAAGGTCTTCAATATTTTTACCTTCCATTACCACGCAGTTTACTTTTACATTAAAGCCTTCTGCTATTAAGAGGTTCAGGTTTTGGTATACTGTTTCAAAATCGTCTCTACGTGTTATTTTTAGAAAACGGTCTTTGTCTAGTGTGTCAAGGCTTACATTGATATGTTTTATTCCCAAAGACTTTAATTGGTCTATGTAAGGGGTAATCAATGTAGCATTTGTGGTTAAGCTTATTTCTGGTGCATTGGGCAAGGTAGCAAGTTCTGAAAGAAAAAACATAAGATCTTTTCTGACAAAGGGTTCGCCACCTGTTATCCTCACCTTGTCTACTCCGTTAGAGGTTAGTAGATGGCAAACCCTTAGCATTTCTTCCCATGAAAGCACTTTAGACTTTTTCCAAAAAGGTATTCCTTCTTCAGGCATGCAGTAGAAACAGCGTAGGTTGCACTTGTCTGTGACAGATAATCTCAGATAATTTATGTTCCTATGGTGCTGATCTTTTAGCATGTGTTAATTTATTCTTATTTAATGATAAATATAATTATTAAGAAACAAGTTCAGAAACCTCCTGAGGAGAACTCCCATCCTTTTTGGGCTTGTATCTAAGTTTTCCTGTCTCTATGGCTATGGCCGCTTTTACAAGTATAGTAAATAAAAATGCTCCAAGTGCATAAATAGCTATAGTAATTCCAATTTCATGAAAAGAGGGGTTATAATCTGATATGTCATCCCAAGCACCTGGTATAAATCCAGGAATGATCAGTCCCATACCTTTTTCAATCCAAATACCAACAAAAAGCAATATACAAGCTACTGTTAGGAATTTAAAGTTTTTCCTGAACATATGTATGGAAAGAATAGCTGTAGCTAAGATGTTCATGGCAAGTGCTGAGTAAATCCAAGGCGCCAGAGGTGCATGGCCGTCTACTCCAAAGAATAGGTACATGGCGCTGCTGCTGTGGTGCGTAGGGAAATAAAACTCTTTGAATAGTTCAGAAGCAAGCATGACAAGGTTTATCTGTGCTGCTACTGTTACTACCATAGCTATTTTATGGAGCGTCTTGTTTTCAATTTTATAGTCAGAAAACTTGTTGATCATTTCCAATACAACAATAATCAATGCCGGTCCTGCTGCAAAAGCTGAAGCAAGGAACCTTGGCCCCAACAAAGAGCTATTCCAGAATGGTCTTGCTGGCAAACCTGCATAAAGAAAAGCTGTTACTAAGTGAATACCCACTGCCCAAAAAACAGATAGCATGACACCGGGAATATACACGTTTTTGTTAGGTGTCTTGCCCTGATACCTTCTGTATAAGATATACATTGGTATAGTTATGTTTATAAAGAGGTATCCGTTCAGGACGATTACGTCCCATGCCAACATGGAATCCGGCCAGTTCATGCCTCCTTTAGCAGGTATAAGGTGCCAAAAACGAGCAGGGCCACCCAAATCAACGGTAACAAAGGCTAGACACATGACCAAGGCTGCTACGGCAAGACCTTCACCTATGAGTACTGCCTTTGAAAAATCAATATCTTTTAAAACATAAGTTGGCAAAACAAGCATAACAGCCGCTGCGGCAACACCTACCAGAAAGGTAAAGTTTGAAATATAGAGTCCCCAGCTAATTTTGTCGTGCATGCCGGTTACAATCAACCCTTCTGTGATTTGTTCATAATATAGAAAAGCCCCTGTGAGCATAAGAAATGTCAGGATGCTCATCCATATATGATAAGGCGTGTTACCTCTGATTACTGTCGAAAAGCTGTCTTTGACCAGGCTTATAAAAACTTTCATATACGAGACTTTTTTTAATCCATGAAATACCAGAACTTAGGTTCAGTACCTAAATCCTCTTTTAATCTAAATACCTTTTTGTTGTCCAGAATCCAGCGTATTTCGCTTTTTGGATCTAACAGGTTTCCAAATATTCTTGCTCCAGTAGGACAAGCCTCTACACAAGCAGGGCTCTTGCCGTCCCTAGACCTTTGGATACAAAAGGTGCATTTTTCCATTACCCCCTTTTTGCGAAGCCTGTTACCAAGGTAATGCTGATTTTTATTGACTTCTTCTTCAGGAACATGTGGCGTGGTCCAATTGAACCGGCGACCATCGTAAGGGCAGGCGGCCATACAATAACGGCAACCGATGCACCAGTCATAGTCAACTACTACTATTCCGTCCGGCTCTAACCAGGTCGCTTGTACTGGACATGCTTTTACACATGGAGGGTTTTGACAATGAAAACATTGTGTGCCAAGGTAAAAATGTCCGGCTGCTGGTACTTCATGATAGAATTGGTCATCGGCCATTTCGAAGTTGATGGCTCCTTTTTCCATTTCATGGATGCGGATATACTGCATTTCAGAAGCCCTGTCCTGGTTGTTTTCTTCAATACAGGCATTGACGCAGTCCATATATCCTTTACATTGTGATATATTAAATGCGTATCCATAAAGCACATCCTCTACGGCACCTTTGGAAGAAACCTTGATTTTTCTGCCATTTTTTAACTCATAATGACGTTCCAAACGCTCAACGGTAGCGTTTTTTTCTTCCTCTGTCATTACTTTGTAGTTTCCTTTAAAGTACTCTTCCCATTCGATCTGGGCTTTTTCTTTGGTTTCTCCGCTAGATAAAACACTGCAAGAAGAGTTGACCAGTCCGGCACCAGCCAATAAGCCAGCAGACAGCTTTTTCAATGCATCACGACGGTCTGTTTTTTTGTCCAGGACCTGGTCGTATCCGCTTTTTTTGCCTTCACAAGAACAGTTGCCGGAACCGCATCCCTGCGCTTGCTCTTTGTCTGAAGGTGTATCTTTTTTCTTTTTAAATCTATCAAATAGCATAATCAATATCTTTTAATCTATTTCTTGTTAGGATATAGAGTGTTTGTGTTAATCCTTGCTGGCCACCTTGGCTCGAAAGAAGGTTTGTGCGGGTTATGGCAGTCTACACACGTGTTGATGACCCTGGGCTGTGTCCAGCCACCTAGCCGTTTTCCATGACTACCGCCCAGCCAATCTTTATACTGAGGTGAATGGCATTGTGCACATTGTTTGTAGCTATGGTCTACACTTATAGATTTTCCCGTTAAAGATACCAGCTCATCCATGTCTCCTTTGGTATTATGGCAGGTATTGCAATCCATACTCTCTGCTGACGCATGTTGTAGGTGGATGTTCCAGTGGGATTTTTTCTTCCCTTCCTCGCACTTTGCTTCTTCTTTTAATTCTTTTAAAGAAGAAGTGTGGCAATTGGAACAAGGGTGAGAGTTGATCCTATGCGACCTTTGTGTAATAAGAAAGGTGTCATTGGTATTAACCTCGGCTACAAGTGTTCTGATGTTTTCCAAATGGTCTTCAGAGGTCATGGAATAGGTTATTTCCCGATCATGCCCTTTTACTTCCTGAGTAATGGTATGGTGGTGGCCACCTCCATTACAGCCAGAAATGAACAGCAGCAGTCCAAAGAAGGATATGAGTTTTAATGTTGAATCTATCTTAGTCATTGCTTTCAGTTTTTCTGGTAAAATCCTTTATCCTTTTAAATTCCTCTGGGGTCTTTGCTGGTACATGGCATTGCTTACAGTTAGACCTTTCTGGGTGCGAAACCCTGATTTCCTTTGGTGCCGCTGGACCAGCATGGCATGACAAACAGTTGGAACGCATTTCCAATGTATGCGGAATAACCGGAGGTGATCCTTCAAGGGCTGCATTGCCAGTAGAAGGCGCTTTTGCTCCTTTAAACCTGCTTTCCCTGAACAGTTCGTCTGTATTTGCCGGTACATGGCACTGGTTGCAACTGACCAGCTCGGGATGCGGTGTTACTGGCGCATAAGCTTTGAACTGCTGCACATAGCCACCGTTCTCATGGCACTGAAGACAGCCTTTTTCCCCTATACTTATCCCTGGGTTAACCACAGGGTGGGGGATTACTGGTGGCGCTCCTGAATAAGCACGGTTTTGGTGGTACTCTTCTAATACCCTGTTGTGCAAATGGTCTTCAGGCATGTTTAGGTAATCAAACCCTGACCGCCTGAACACCCCTTCTTCAATTGGAATGGATGCGGTCTTGTCCGTTGCAGGAAATGCTTCATCCGCTTCTTCAATTTCTGATACAATACTGACATTGAGTATAAATAAGAATGAAGCTGCTAAAAGGGCAAAAATCAGGATTATATTTCTTCTGCTAGTATTTGACATAATCTACAGGTTTTAGCTGACGGCCTTTTCTACTTTTACTGCACATTTCTTATAGTCCGGTTGTTTAGAAATAGGACAGAAAGCATCTAGTGTAAGGTCGTTTATTAGCATATGTTCATCAAAAAATGGTACAAAAACTTGTCCTCTTGTAGGAACGGCCCGCTCGTTTATCGATGCAGGAAGGGTTAATGTACCTCTTCTGGTGGTGAGCTTTACTTTTTCACCATTTCTTATATCCAAGTTTTTAGCATCATCAGGATTAAGCTCGACATAAGCATGCGGAACTGCCTGGTGCAAGACTTTTACCCTTCTTGTCATGCTTCCAGAGTGCCAGTGCTCTATTACACGACCTGTGTTGAGCCAGAACGGGTAGTCATCGCAAGGCTCTTCGGGAGCAGGCTCATAAGGACGGAACCATATCCAGGCTTTTCCTTCAGGCTTACCATAGAATTCTATTTTCCCATTTTTTACTGCTGGGTCATATTCCGCATTATATCTCCACTTGGTTTCTTTGCCCTCATAGAAAGGCCATAGCACGCCAGGTCTTTCTTTGAGTAACTTATATGGTGCCATACCGTGAATAGGTCCTTCATGGAACTGAATGTACTCATTCCAAATTTTCTCAATATGGTTTTCTTGTGTCCAAGGGAACAGTTCTCCAAAGCCCAATCTTTTACCTACTTCAATCAATTGCCAGCAATCACTCATCGCTTCTCCTACAGGCTCCACCATTTTGTTGAAATGTTGGGTCCTCCGCTCAGCGTTGCCAAACATACCTTCTCTTTCTATCCACATGGCAGAAGGCAAGATTACGTCGGCTACATCTGTGGTTGGGGTAGGGTAGACATCAGACACTACTACAAATCCTTTTTCAGTAGCTGGACGGTAACGGTTAAGTTTAGGCATGGTCACCATTGGGTTGGTTACCTGTATCCACATAAACTTAAGATCGCCACGGTCTAGCGCACGAAACATCTCCACTGTATGCAAAGTCGGCTTGTCTGGGATTCTTTCTACAGGCACATTCCAGATTTTGGCTGCAAATTTTCTATCCTCTTCATTGGTTACTACACCTTTAGGAAGTTTATGGGTAAGGGTGCCCACTTCTCTCACTGTACCGCACGCACTTGGCTGTCCGGTGAGAGAAAAAGGACTGTTGCCAGGCGTAGAGATTTTTCCTGTTAATAAATGTATGTTATAAACCAAGTTGTTGATCCATGTTCCTCTGGTATGCTGGTTCATGCCCATACACCAGAATGAAGTTACTTTCGTATTAGGGTTTCCGTACAAGTGGGCCAAATATTTCAGGTCTTTAACAGAAACACCGCTTAGTTTCGCTACTTTGTCAGGCCTGTAATCTTCTAGAGACTCTCTGAATTCATCGAAAGACATGTTTTCGTCTTGGTCGGTGAAAGCAAACTTGTCTTCCAGACCATAGCCTATATTGGTTTTGCCTTTTTTGAATACACAATGATCTTTTACAAATTTATTATTGACCCAACCGTTGTTTACAAGCTCATAACATATAGCATTGGCAATGGCCAAATCTGTTTGAGGATTGAAGTACATGACCTTGTCCGATGCAGCACTGGTTCTTGTTTTTCTGGTGGTCAGGTCTATGATCCGTACGTTTTTCCTTTTTTGTTTTTGGTCCAACATTCTAGAGAAAAGCACCGGGTGCATTTCAGACATATTGTTTCCCCAAAGGACAAAAACATCTGCGTGGTCTATATCCTCATAACATCCCATAGGCTCGTCTTTGCCAAAGGTGGTCATGAAACCAGTAACCGCACTGGCCATACAGAGCCTTGCGTTGGCTTCAATGTTATTGCTTCCTATACCCGCTCTCATAAATTTAGAAGCCACGTAGCCATCAGGAATGGTCCATTGCCCGGAACCATAAATGGCAACAGAGTCTTTGCCATGTTCTTTAATGGTTTCGCGCATTTTAGAAGCTACTAAGTCTAAAGCTTCTTCCATGCTGGTTTCTACAAATTTTCCATTCTTTCTTACCAAAGGCTTTGTTAACCTATCTTTGCCATAAAGTGCCATTACCGAATGGTAACCTTTGACACAGCAAAGGCCTTTGTTTACTGGGCTTGCAGGGTCTCCTTTAACAGCTACTGCTTTTCCACCTTGGAGGCCGACTAAAAGACCACAGCCAGTTCCGCAGAAACGGCATGGTGTTTTTTGCCAGTCCATTATTCCTGGAGGTATATTGTTTTCTTGTTCTTTTGAAAAAATAACTCCTGGAAATAGCGATGCTGCTGCGGTCATGGCAGAAACTCTGGCTACAGCTTTTAAAAAGTTTCGACGGTCTATAGGATTGGTTATCATGGGTTAATTCTTTTTAAGCTTGGTTAGACATAAATCCGGATACAAGAGTGATATGCTTTAAGGCTGGAATAGCGTTTATATGCTCCATTAACTTTTCCTCTTGTGCCTCATCTGCAGTGTCTGTCACGACTATCACAATGTCCCTGTTTTCGGCAGGATATGAACTGCACGAGTTGAATTTTTTCAGGGCTTGTATCAGCTCATTTTTTTTACCCTCTGTAGGGAGAAGTATATAGCTTTTTACCGGCATAGTCTTTTGTCTTTTGTTTTTTTCTAAATTATGAGTGGGAAAAGCCTTTCAGGTTTCCACTTGATACAAAAGTAAGACGTGCTTTTTCCTGATGCTCTGAGGTGTATCAATGGAAAAAATGATCTATATCAATTTTTAAATCTTGTCAATTTCTACTTTTGTTTATGTAAGTATATGATACATAGGTTTATGTGTGTGTGTTTTTGCCTGTTTGGCTAAGGAATTGTCTGAAGTTTATTTTTTTTGATCTGTCACAGGCTCTAGGATAGCAACTCTTTATAAGTGTGGTGTAGGAATTTTTTTATGCTCTTTCAAAGAGCATTGTTGTAAACATTATCTAATAATGCAGGTTATGTTGATTTTATGTAAAGTATTAAGCGTTTTTTTATTTATGTTATCCAACCACAGAAATTTATGGATCGGGTTTTTTCTGGTCATTATAGTTTCTTTTTCCGTTTTAGGTTATTATGGTTTTCGTCTTTATAGGGAAGCGCCTCCTATTCCTGAGCAGGTTGTAACTACTGATGGGGCGGTTGTTTTTACCAAGGAAGATATTCAGACTGGTCAAAATGTGTGGCAATCAATAGGAGGACAGGAGGTTGGCAGCATATGGGGGCATGGGGCTTATCAAGCTCCAGATTGGACTGCCGATTGGTTGCATAGAGAAGCAATGTTTATATTGAATAAATGGGCTGTAGGTGCTGGTGCTCCTGATTATGAAAACCTGCCAAAAGAAGAACAGGCTGCGCTTCGATCCCGTCTTGAAGATTTGTTAAGAGAAAATACTTATGATGCAGCAACAGGAACCTTAACCATATCAGATTTAAGGGCAGAAGCTATTGGTCATGTTGGTTCTTTTTATCAGGGACTTTTTATGGATGACCCTGCTCTTGAAAATTACCGAGAGGGTTATGCTATTCCTGAAAACACAATCAAAGATTCTGATAGAATGAATCAGATGAATGCCTTTTTTTTCTGGGCTTCCTGGGCATGTGTAACCCAGCGACCTGGTCAGGAAATTAGTTATACCCATAATTGGCCGCCTGATGAACTAATTGGCAATAGACCTACCGGGGAGCTTGTTGTCTGGACAGGTGTGAGTGTTATATTATTGCTTTTTGGCATAGGTTTGCTTGCCTATTATTATGCTGCCCAAAAAGAAGAAGAGTTAGATCATGAGACCTTTCCGGATAAAGACCCACTGTTAGGTTTAAAGCCTACGCCTTCTATGAAAGCTACACTCAAATACTTTTGGGTTGTGGCTGCCCTGATTGTGATTCAGGTATTATTGGGGACTGTTACTGCCCATTATGGTGTTGAAGGTTCT is from Cytophagaceae bacterium ABcell3 and encodes:
- the moaA gene encoding GTP 3',8-cyclase MoaA; translation: MLKDQHHRNINYLRLSVTDKCNLRCFYCMPEEGIPFWKKSKVLSWEEMLRVCHLLTSNGVDKVRITGGEPFVRKDLMFFLSELATLPNAPEISLTTNATLITPYIDQLKSLGIKHINVSLDTLDKDRFLKITRRDDFETVYQNLNLLIAEGFNVKVNCVVMEGKNIEDLIPLAELSRSKNLSVRFLEEMPFNAQGGTPDLTWNYIKILNYLVNHFGEINKLKDPANATSLNYKVKGFTGSIGIIPSFSRTFCGSCNRMRLSANGDFRTCLYGSPAANLRDLLRSNISDQGLLKNIKQALANKPLDGYEADALSNEDIKDSMAYLGG
- the nrfD gene encoding NrfD/PsrC family molybdoenzyme membrane anchor subunit, giving the protein MKVFISLVKDSFSTVIRGNTPYHIWMSILTFLMLTGAFLYYEQITEGLIVTGMHDKISWGLYISNFTFLVGVAAAAVMLVLPTYVLKDIDFSKAVLIGEGLAVAALVMCLAFVTVDLGGPARFWHLIPAKGGMNWPDSMLAWDVIVLNGYLFINITIPMYILYRRYQGKTPNKNVYIPGVMLSVFWAVGIHLVTAFLYAGLPARPFWNSSLLGPRFLASAFAAGPALIIVVLEMINKFSDYKIENKTLHKIAMVVTVAAQINLVMLASELFKEFYFPTHHSSSAMYLFFGVDGHAPLAPWIYSALAMNILATAILSIHMFRKNFKFLTVACILLFVGIWIEKGMGLIIPGFIPGAWDDISDYNPSFHEIGITIAIYALGAFLFTILVKAAIAIETGKLRYKPKKDGSSPQEVSELVS
- a CDS encoding 4Fe-4S dicluster domain-containing protein, whose product is MLFDRFKKKKDTPSDKEQAQGCGSGNCSCEGKKSGYDQVLDKKTDRRDALKKLSAGLLAGAGLVNSSCSVLSSGETKEKAQIEWEEYFKGNYKVMTEEEKNATVERLERHYELKNGRKIKVSSKGAVEDVLYGYAFNISQCKGYMDCVNACIEENNQDRASEMQYIRIHEMEKGAINFEMADDQFYHEVPAAGHFYLGTQCFHCQNPPCVKACPVQATWLEPDGIVVVDYDWCIGCRYCMAACPYDGRRFNWTTPHVPEEEVNKNQHYLGNRLRKKGVMEKCTFCIQRSRDGKSPACVEACPTGARIFGNLLDPKSEIRWILDNKKVFRLKEDLGTEPKFWYFMD
- a CDS encoding nitrate reductase cytochrome c-type subunit, with translation MSNTSRRNIILIFALLAASFLFILNVSIVSEIEEADEAFPATDKTASIPIEEGVFRRSGFDYLNMPEDHLHNRVLEEYHQNRAYSGAPPVIPHPVVNPGISIGEKGCLQCHENGGYVQQFKAYAPVTPHPELVSCNQCHVPANTDELFRESRFKGAKAPSTGNAALEGSPPVIPHTLEMRSNCLSCHAGPAAPKEIRVSHPERSNCKQCHVPAKTPEEFKRIKDFTRKTESND
- a CDS encoding molybdopterin-dependent oxidoreductase, which gives rise to MITNPIDRRNFLKAVARVSAMTAAASLFPGVIFSKEQENNIPPGIMDWQKTPCRFCGTGCGLLVGLQGGKAVAVKGDPASPVNKGLCCVKGYHSVMALYGKDRLTKPLVRKNGKFVETSMEEALDLVASKMRETIKEHGKDSVAIYGSGQWTIPDGYVASKFMRAGIGSNNIEANARLCMASAVTGFMTTFGKDEPMGCYEDIDHADVFVLWGNNMSEMHPVLFSRMLDQKQKRKNVRIIDLTTRKTRTSAASDKVMYFNPQTDLAIANAICYELVNNGWVNNKFVKDHCVFKKGKTNIGYGLEDKFAFTDQDENMSFDEFRESLEDYRPDKVAKLSGVSVKDLKYLAHLYGNPNTKVTSFWCMGMNQHTRGTWINNLVYNIHLLTGKISTPGNSPFSLTGQPSACGTVREVGTLTHKLPKGVVTNEEDRKFAAKIWNVPVERIPDKPTLHTVEMFRALDRGDLKFMWIQVTNPMVTMPKLNRYRPATEKGFVVVSDVYPTPTTDVADVILPSAMWIEREGMFGNAERRTQHFNKMVEPVGEAMSDCWQLIEVGKRLGFGELFPWTQENHIEKIWNEYIQFHEGPIHGMAPYKLLKERPGVLWPFYEGKETKWRYNAEYDPAVKNGKIEFYGKPEGKAWIWFRPYEPAPEEPCDDYPFWLNTGRVIEHWHSGSMTRRVKVLHQAVPHAYVELNPDDAKNLDIRNGEKVKLTTRRGTLTLPASINERAVPTRGQVFVPFFDEHMLINDLTLDAFCPISKQPDYKKCAVKVEKAVS